The following are encoded in a window of Rissa tridactyla isolate bRisTri1 chromosome 3, bRisTri1.patW.cur.20221130, whole genome shotgun sequence genomic DNA:
- the LOC128906877 gene encoding basic proline-rich protein-like, whose protein sequence is MPPRVRSRRAAAGSAAAAGRGPVGGRRAHRGPFAPLTALPQGTLPSQPGARPVPDRHQRPRSRSSSSFPPSRTSPPPHAPGGAAAALNPRLPLHNRSPPPPHAPQRLGPAGRAAVAGFGKRGEGVGGKREGGFAAAGGRSLPGLLPRPLHHPRRPPQGRRGRSHAAAAAQPLAHGPRRCRAPPRILSPSPRRPSVALCFCPQRGEKDARLPPPPAAERRLFLPYHPFILSEPLSRFLPGSQTQKQQQPPLHLQGEAVTTTAADARRRRRRGTGPHRRAPPTVGRSVGRFPARGQASPPAPPGPARPSLLSGLTLPHEPPRQVAGRRRRGARRVPAPESPLPPESPLPPEPRSRRLPAPAGHRLSLPPPPGPRRRAASEVCRQTRAAAAPSSPAAAAGPKASELCGASDREREAPPARPDLAGPASLPVRAPTRRLRGAPLRPLGVVVWLPSCRGGGPDAGGRRGGLQAPACLARCPGGAARERWEGGCCPVWGLRPEGGGCTPWSTQLGPALPHPGRPAEAEVSRLPEALGCAGEGGQRAAVPAFAPTRKRFTALAVASALEELLLEELGSSTNTEVFVQTLTLP, encoded by the exons ATGCCTCCGAGGGTCAGAAG CCGCCGTGCCGCAGCGGGAAGCGCGGCCGCCGCTGGGCGCGGACCGGTCGGGGGCCGCCGGGCTCACCGCGGGCCCTTCGCCCCTCTCACGGCTCTGCCGCAGGGGACTCTCCCGAGCCAGCCCGGGGCACGGCCGGTCCCCGACAGACACCAGCGCCCCCGGAGCAGGTCctcatcctccttccctccctcccgaaCCTCTCCCCCGCCTCACGCcccgggcggcgccgccgccgcgcttaACCCCCGCCTCCCCCTACACAACaggtccccgccgccgcctcatGCTCCCCAGCGCCTCGgccccgcggggcgggcggctgtTGCCGGTTTTGGAAAGCGGGGGGAGGGTGTtggggggaaaagagaaggaggcTTCGCCGCCGCCGGTGGGAGATCTCTGCCGGGACTTCTCCCTCGTCCCCTCCACCATCCTCGCCGCCCGCCTCAGGGCCGCCGCGGGCGGTcgcacgccgccgccgccgcgcagcctctCGCCCACGGCCCGCGGCGGTGCCGGGCCCCCCCCCGCATCCTGTCCCCCTCCCCTCGGCGTCCCTCAGTTGCGCTGTGCTTTTGCCCGCAGCGAGGCGAGAAAGACGCCCGGCTCCCCCCTCCGCCAGCCGCAGAGCGCCGACTTTTCCTCCCCTACCACCCCTTTATTCTTTCGGAGCCTCTATCCAGGTTTCTCCCCGGCAGCCAgacccagaagcagcagcagccacctcttcATCTTCAGGGGGAGGCGGTAACCACTACAGCGGCGGACGCCCGCCGGAGGAGGCGGCGAGGGACGGGACCACACAGGCGCGCACCCCCCAccgtcggtcggtcggtcggtcggttCCCAGCGAGGGGGCAGGCAAGTCCCCCCGCAccacccggcccggcccggcccagccttCTCTCCGGCCTAACTCTTCCCCATGAGCCGCCTCGGCAGGTAGCGGGCCGGAGGCGCAGGGGAGCGCGGCGGGTGCCCGCGCCGGAGTCCCCGCTCCCGCCGGAGTCCCCGCTCCCGCCggagccccgctcccgccgcctccccgcccccgcgGGACACCGGCTCAGCCTTCCGCCTCCCCCCGGCCCACGCCGCCGAGCTGCGAGCGAGGTCTGCCGTCAgacccgggcggcggcggccccctcctcccctgctgcagctgccgGGCCGAAGGCGAGCGAGTTGTGCGGGGCGAGCGATAGGGAAAGAGAagccccgcccgcccggcccgacCTAGCGGGACCAGCCTCCCTCCCCGTGCGGGCTCCCACACGGCGGCTCAGGGGcgcgcccctccgcccgctggGAGTTGTAGTTTGGCTGCCCAGCTGCCGCGGAGGTGGCCCGGacgcgggagggcggcgggggggactaCAAGCCCCAGCATGCCTTGCGAGgtgccccggcggggcggcgcgggagCGCTGGGAGGGCGGTTGCTGCCCCGTGTGGGGCTTGAG GCCTGAGGGCGGGGGCTGCACCCCCTGGTCCACCCAGCTGGGCCCTGCGCTGCCGCACCCCGGTCGCCCCGCAGAAGCAGAGGTGTCCCGCCTGCCCGAAGCCCTCGGCTGCGCCGGTGAGGGGGGCCAACGGGCGGCCGTGCCTGCTTTTGCTCCTACACGCAAACGCTTCACTGCTTTAGCGGTGGCGTCCGCATTGGAAGAACTGCTGCTGGAAGAACTGGGCTCGTCCACCAACACTGAGGTGTTTGTACAGACCCTTACTCTGCCCTGA